The genomic interval CTTACTTTCTTGGTAGAACCATCAGCCTTACAAAGCTTATAATCTTTACCTACTTCTAAATCTCCTCTAAATACACGTCCAATAGCGATTCTACCTGTAAAAGAAGAAAAATCTAAAGAAGTAATTTGCATTTGAGGTGTTCCTTCATTGTAAGTTGTAGCTGGAATAGATTCTAATACAGCATCTAATAATGGAACAATATTATCTGTTTCATTTTGCCAATCTGTACTCATCCAATTATTCTTTGCAGAACCATAAATAGTTGCAAAATCTAATTGTTCTTCTGTAGCTTCTAAAGCGAACATTAAATCAAAAACTTTTTCATGAACTAAATCAGGAGTACAGTTTTCTTTATCTACTTTATTTACAACTACAATTGGCGTTAAACCTAATTCTAAAGCTTTTCCTAAAACAAAACGGGTTTGTGGCATAGGGCCTTCAAAAGCATCAACCAATAACAAAACACCATCTGCCATTTTTAATACACGCTCTACTTCTCCACCAAAATCGGCGTGACCAGGAGTATCAATTACATTGATTTTAGTGTTCTTATAGTTTACAGATACGTTTTTAGAAAGAATAGTAATTCCTCTTTCACGTTCTAAATCATTATTATCTAACAATAAATCTGTACGTTCTTTACGATCGTCCAAAATCTTAGCTTGATCTATAATTTTATCTACTAATGTTGTTTTCCCGTGATCAACGTGCGCTATAATAGCGATGTTTCTGATTTGCATGCTTAATTTCTTAAATTTCGTGCAAAAGTAGTGTATTCTTCTCAATACAAAGTTGAAAAGCTGAAAAGTTTTAAAGTAACAAGGCCTAAAATTGTAAAAAGAAATTAAAAAAGTAGATACTTATGCATCTTCTCTAAAGGCAGAAGGCAAAATATCTGGAATTAATTTTATCAATAAAGGCAATAATAATGCACCACCAGGAAGCAAAAACACAGCAAAAGCTGGTATTGCTTTACATATATCTAAGAGTTGTTCTTTTATTTTTTCTTTTTCATCATCATCTAAAGAAGTATGTGTTGCTTTTTTTATCAACCCAACAGCTTCTTTACTCTGTGCTAACTCTTTAGCTAAGCGTTTTTTATTCTTTTCAAGAATTTCTTTAAACTCTTCTTTTGTAGTCATTAAATTTTTCTTCGCTTACGCTCAGTTTTTAATAAATTAAGCTCTCTACTTGTTTGACCAGCAACAGAAGTATTTTCTTCTGCCCTTCTGATTAAGTACGGCATAACGTCTCTTACAGGTCCAAAAGGCAAGTATTTAGCAACATTGTAGCCTTTATTTGCTAAATTATAACTGATATGATCGCTCATTCCAAATAATTGACCAAACCATAGCCGATTATCGTTCTCTTCAATTCCATATTTTTTTGCAAGCTCCATTACTAAATAAGAACTTTCTTCATTATGAGTACCCGCAAATAAAGCCATTTTTGGATGTTCCATCATATATTTTATAGCGGTATCATAATTTTCATCAGTCGCTTTTTTATTTTCACAAATTGGTGATGGATAGCCGTTTTCTTCAGCTCTTTCTCTTTCTTTTTCCATATAAGCGCCACGAACCACTTTCATACCAATATGAAAACCCTTTTCTTTCGCTTTTTGATGAAGCTTTGTTAAATACTCCATTCTATCATGACGATACATTTGTAATGTATTAAAAACAATGGCTTTTTCTTTGTTGTAAGTTTCCATTAATTCCTCAATCAACTCATCTGCTGCATCTTGCATCCAACTTTCTTCAGCGTCAATTAGTAACGGAACATCTTTTTTAACTGCGTCTTTACAAACAGTATGAAAACGCTCTAATACTCTATCCCACTCTTTTGTCTCTTTATCCGACAACGATTTTCCTTCTGATATTTTTTGATACAAACCAAAACGCCCAAAACCTGATGGTTTAAATACCGCATACGGAATCGATTGTTTTTCTTCACAAAAATTAATGATTCGTAATATCTTTTTTAAAGCGCCGTCAAAACTAATTTCTTCATCCTTCCCTTCTACAGAATAGTCTAAAACACTATGAACTTTACCATTAGTATACATATTGGCTATTATTGGCAAACAATCATCTTCTGTTACGCCTCCACAAAAATGATCGAAAACTGTAGAACGAATCAATCCCTCAATAGGCAAATGCGCTTTTAATGCAAAGTTGGTTACAGCACTACCTATTCTAACCATAGGTTGATTTTGAATCATTTTAAAAAGAAAATAAGCGCGTTCTAACTGAGAATCAGATTTTAAAGAAAAGGCAACTTCTGTATTATCAAAGAGTTTCATTCACTAATAATTTATATCCAAACAAAGATACTTATAAAAAGAAAAAATTAAATATTTTCTACTTAATTTGCGGCTTCAAATTTTTTGTGCATGAAATCCATTAAAGCAGTATCATATTTTGTTCATTTTCAGGATAAAGGCTATCAAGAACTATCAAAATTAGTTGAAGAAAAAAGCTATTCTTCTATATTTATTTTGGTAGATGAAAACACTTTAGAGCATTGTTACCCTACTTTTATGTCAAATTTTAGCACACATACTAGAATTGAAGTCATAGAAATTGAATCTGGTGAAATCAATAAAACCATTGATACTTGTACTGGAGTTTGGGAGGCTATGACTGAATTGGATGCAGATAGAAAAAGTTTACTAATTACCTTAGGTGGTGGTGTAATTACTGATTTGGGTGGATTTGTAGCTTCTACTTTTAAACGTGGAATTGACTTTGTTAATGTACCTACTACTTTACTTTCTATGGTTGATGCTTCCGTTGGAGGAAAAACGGGTGTAGATTTAGGTGTATTGAAAAACCTAGTAGGTCTGTTTGCTAATCCGCAAATGGTGATTGTAGATGAAACATTTTTAGGCACAGTTTCTGAACGTGAAATTCGCTCTGGAAAAGCAGAAATTATTAAATATGGCTACACATACGACAT from Lutibacter sp. Hel_I_33_5 carries:
- a CDS encoding proline dehydrogenase family protein, whose product is MKLFDNTEVAFSLKSDSQLERAYFLFKMIQNQPMVRIGSAVTNFALKAHLPIEGLIRSTVFDHFCGGVTEDDCLPIIANMYTNGKVHSVLDYSVEGKDEEISFDGALKKILRIINFCEEKQSIPYAVFKPSGFGRFGLYQKISEGKSLSDKETKEWDRVLERFHTVCKDAVKKDVPLLIDAEESWMQDAADELIEELMETYNKEKAIVFNTLQMYRHDRMEYLTKLHQKAKEKGFHIGMKVVRGAYMEKERERAEENGYPSPICENKKATDENYDTAIKYMMEHPKMALFAGTHNEESSYLVMELAKKYGIEENDNRLWFGQLFGMSDHISYNLANKGYNVAKYLPFGPVRDVMPYLIRRAEENTSVAGQTSRELNLLKTERKRRKI
- a CDS encoding LETM1 domain-containing protein, encoding MTTKEEFKEILEKNKKRLAKELAQSKEAVGLIKKATHTSLDDDEKEKIKEQLLDICKAIPAFAVFLLPGGALLLPLLIKLIPDILPSAFREDA
- the aroB gene encoding 3-dehydroquinate synthase — protein: MKSIKAVSYFVHFQDKGYQELSKLVEEKSYSSIFILVDENTLEHCYPTFMSNFSTHTRIEVIEIESGEINKTIDTCTGVWEAMTELDADRKSLLITLGGGVITDLGGFVASTFKRGIDFVNVPTTLLSMVDASVGGKTGVDLGVLKNLVGLFANPQMVIVDETFLGTVSEREIRSGKAEIIKYGYTYDIKLINELINDNSNNISKLIHRSIEIKNEVVLEDPKENGLRKILNFGHTLGHAIESYFLASDEKENLTHGEAIAIGMITESYLSSVLLGFSKDKLTAVKELIISVYGKVPILTLDFNPIMEFLKHDKKNVNGQVNFVLLKDFEDYKLDCIASEELIIRSLEYYNS